ATGCAAGCCGTTCCACGTCTTCAGCACCTGATCGAAGGCAGCCTGTCCCAGGTACTTGCTCAGCGCGTGCAGCATGACCGGGCCCTTGGAGTACACGTAGGTGAACTCGTTGCCCGGGCCCATGTCGTACAGCTTGCCCGCCCAGAACTGGTCCGAGGCCGCGGCGACGGTCTTGAGATACCTGGCGTCCAGGTCCTGTCCGTCCTTCGCCTGCGACCACAGCCAGGTCGCGTAGGACGCGAAGCACTCGTTGAGACAGACGTCCTTCCAGTGGTCGACGGCAACCGTGTCGCCGTACCACTGGTGCGCGTTCTCGTGCACGATCGTGGAGACGTTGCCCGCGCGGCCGGAGTAGATCGGCCTGCTCAGCGTCTCCAGAGAGAACCCGATCGGCTCGGCCAGGTAGATGCCGCCCGCGGCGTCGACCGGGTACTTGCCGAACTTCGACTCGAGGAAGTCGAGGATCTCCGGCAGCCGCGCGTCGGCCTGTTTCGTGGAGTCCGGTGTGCCCGGCGCGAACGCGCTGACGATCGGGGTGCCGTCCGCGCGCTGGCGCTTGTCGAAGGTCCACTTGTCGATCGCGACCGTGGTCATGTAGGGCACGGCCGGGGTGTCCTCGGACCAGACGTGCGTGGTGCCCGCCGCGGTTTTGTAAGTGCCCTTCTCGCGGCCGTTGGAGATCACGCCCCACTCGTCCGGAACCGTGATGGCCAGGTGGAACCGGGCCTTGTCCAGCGGGGTGTCGTTCACCGGGTACCAGGTGGTGGCCGATTTCGGCTCGCCGGCCACGAACGCGCCGCCGGACTTGGCGTACTGCCAGCCGTTCGCGCCGAGGTTCGGGTCTTCGATCGCCTGCGGGATGCCGTGATAGGCGATCTCGGCGCGGAAGGGCAGCCCGCGCAGCAGCGGGAAGCGCGGCGTGATCACGAGTTCGTGGTCGCCGGTGCGGCTGAACTTGGCGGGCAGGCCGTTGACCTTCACCGAGTCGACGGTGAGGCCCTTGAGGTCGAGGTTGAACGAGCTGAGCGACTGGGTCGCCCGTGCGTAGACCGTCTGCAGGCCGGTCAGCTGGTGGCTGTCCGGCGCGTAGGTGACCTTGAGGTCGTAGTCGGAGACGTCGTACCCGCCGTTGCCGTCCTGCGGGTAGTAGCTGTCCCCGCCCCCGTCCGAGCCGGGCGTCGGCCGTCCCCAGCCGTCCTGGCCCGCCGATGCGATGCCGGTGCCGAGCGTCAGTGCGGTGAGGGTGGCTGCGACGGTCACTGCCGGACGACGCCAGCGGTGCGGTGCTCTCATGGACACTCCTGTCTGCGTGTGGATCACTCGCAACGTAGCGCCGTGCGGGCGCGCCGTAACCGATGTCCGGTGAATTGTCCCGAAAGTCCACACTTCCGTCGGGCTCTGACACGGCGGGCTGTTCGTCTGGAAAGCTGGACCGGTGCGCGTGGCACTGCTGGGCCCGCTGCGAGCGGAGGGAGACGACGGCACGCCGATCGACATCGGCGGTGCCCGCCTTCGCATGCTCCTGTCCCGGCTCGCGCTGGACGCCGGCCGCGCGGTGCCGGTCGAGGCGCTGATCGACGGCCTGTGGGGCGCTGAGCCGCCGGCGGACGCCGCGAACGCGTTGCAGTCGCTCGTCTCACGGCTGCGCCGGGTACTGCGGCCGGCCGGGGTCGAGTTGGAGTCCGGCAGCGGCGGCTACCGGCTCGCGGTGCCGCCGGAGGCGGTCGACCTGCACCAGTTCGAGCGCTTGTCCGCGAAGGGCCGCCGGGAGCTTTCCGCTGGACGGGACAGCGCGGCCGCCGAATCGCTCTCCGCCGCGCTCGCGTTGTGGCGCGGGGCGGCGCTCTCGGACGTGCTGGACGCGCCTTTCGCCGCCGCGCCCGCCACGTTGCTGGACGAGCGGCGGACGGAGACCAGCGAGGACTGGTTCGAGGCGGAGATTCGGCTGGGCCGGCATTCCGAAGTGCTGGCCGAGCTGACCGCCGCGGCGCAGGCGCACCCGCTGCGGGAGCGGCTGGCCGGCCTGCGCATCCGGGCGCTCGCGGCTGCGGGCAGGCAGGCGGAGGCGCTGGCCGCGTACACCGCGATCCGCGCGACGCTGGCAGACGAGCTGGGCGTGGATCCGTCGGCTGAGCTGCAGGAAGTCCATCTTCGCGCGCTGCGCGGCGAGTATCCGCGGGTGGCGGTGCGGGTCGATCGG
This sequence is a window from Amycolatopsis benzoatilytica AK 16/65. Protein-coding genes within it:
- a CDS encoding M1 family metallopeptidase, with protein sequence MRAPHRWRRPAVTVAATLTALTLGTGIASAGQDGWGRPTPGSDGGGDSYYPQDGNGGYDVSDYDLKVTYAPDSHQLTGLQTVYARATQSLSSFNLDLKGLTVDSVKVNGLPAKFSRTGDHELVITPRFPLLRGLPFRAEIAYHGIPQAIEDPNLGANGWQYAKSGGAFVAGEPKSATTWYPVNDTPLDKARFHLAITVPDEWGVISNGREKGTYKTAAGTTHVWSEDTPAVPYMTTVAIDKWTFDKRQRADGTPIVSAFAPGTPDSTKQADARLPEILDFLESKFGKYPVDAAGGIYLAEPIGFSLETLSRPIYSGRAGNVSTIVHENAHQWYGDTVAVDHWKDVCLNECFASYATWLWSQAKDGQDLDARYLKTVAAASDQFWAGKLYDMGPGNEFTYVYSKGPVMLHALSKYLGQAAFDQVLKTWNGLHHNGNASMQEFQHYCEAVGHKDLQGFFDAWIYGNGKPAPEYLYPGDLKPANG